In a genomic window of Vicinamibacteria bacterium:
- a CDS encoding TRAP transporter TatT component family protein, with product MKRDNPTLLAVAFTVSALALPGCSLRSIAVNSLGNALAKGGSNFASDEDPELVRDAIPFGLKTMEGLLLESPRHKGLLYATASGFTQYAYAFVQEEGDFIEAQDLARATALRTRARKLYLRALEYGLRGLEVDFPGFRDRLRADPSAALQSTRKQHVPLLYWTANAWGAAISISINDSELSADQRLAEALMKRSLELDEGYDLGSAHDFFIAYEAGRASVGGSLERARQHLERSLELSKGQRAWPYVTYAESAAVSRQDRKEFVALLQKALAVDANKATNQRLANLLAQRRARWLLSRVDELFIE from the coding sequence ATGAAGCGGGACAACCCGACCCTGCTCGCCGTCGCGTTCACCGTGTCCGCCCTCGCCCTTCCCGGTTGCTCTCTCCGATCGATCGCCGTGAATTCGCTGGGGAACGCACTCGCCAAAGGAGGCTCGAACTTCGCCTCCGACGAGGACCCGGAGCTGGTTCGGGACGCTATACCCTTTGGTCTCAAGACCATGGAGGGCCTCCTCTTGGAGTCGCCCCGCCACAAGGGGCTCCTCTACGCGACGGCCAGCGGCTTCACGCAGTACGCCTATGCCTTCGTCCAGGAAGAGGGGGACTTCATCGAGGCCCAGGACCTCGCCCGGGCCACGGCCTTGCGCACGCGGGCCCGGAAGCTGTACCTGCGGGCCCTCGAGTATGGCCTCCGGGGGTTGGAGGTGGATTTCCCTGGCTTTCGTGACCGGCTGCGCGCCGACCCGTCCGCGGCGCTGCAGAGCACCCGTAAGCAGCACGTACCCCTGCTCTACTGGACGGCCAACGCCTGGGGCGCGGCGATCTCCATCTCCATCAACGACTCCGAGCTCTCCGCCGACCAGCGCCTGGCCGAGGCCCTGATGAAGCGGTCGCTCGAGCTGGACGAGGGGTACGATCTGGGCTCCGCGCACGACTTCTTCATCGCTTACGAGGCCGGCCGGGCCTCGGTCGGAGGCTCCCTGGAGCGAGCCCGCCAGCACCTGGAGCGGTCCCTCGAGCTCTCCAAGGGACAGCGGGCCTGGCCCTATGTGACCTACGCTGAGAGCGCTGCGGTTTCACGGCAGGACCGGAAGGAGTTCGTGGCCCTCCTGCAGAAGGCCCTGGCGGTGGACGCGAACAAGGCGACCAACCAGCGGCTGGCCAACCTGCTCGCCCAGAGGCGGGCGCGCTGGCTCCTGTCCCGCGTCGACGAGCTCTTCATCGAGTAG
- the dctP gene encoding TRAP transporter substrate-binding protein DctP — translation MHRLFPRTRLARAAALAAAGALAGATLAVRAMPGAAAQAPLIVRMATLVPEGSSWHLVLKETLEKWKTISGGRVVVRLFPGGVAGDDPDVVRKMRLETLNAGVLTEVGVAEIDKSVYALGVPLMYDSYEEVYYVLEKMQPRLEASLEAKGFIVLNWADGGWVHFFTQKPVAVPDDLRALKLFSWAGDTQAVEVWRSAGFNPVPLPSTEISTALQTGLVNALGSPPQVAVISQFFNYARNMTDLRWQLLLGATLITKSTWEKIPADLRPAMMEATREAGRRLQQEVRQSEAKDVEAMKKRGVTVVPVSPKQRAEWYKLTEAMYPKIRGQIVPAEAFDAALRYRDEYRKRGGAASR, via the coding sequence ATGCATCGACTCTTTCCCAGAACGAGGTTGGCACGCGCGGCGGCACTGGCCGCGGCGGGCGCGCTCGCGGGGGCCACCCTCGCGGTCCGCGCCATGCCCGGGGCCGCCGCCCAGGCTCCCCTGATCGTGCGCATGGCGACGCTCGTGCCCGAGGGGTCGTCTTGGCACCTGGTCCTCAAGGAGACGCTGGAGAAGTGGAAGACGATCTCCGGGGGGCGGGTGGTGGTCCGTCTCTTCCCGGGGGGCGTGGCCGGCGACGACCCCGACGTGGTCCGCAAGATGCGGCTGGAGACGCTGAACGCGGGCGTGCTCACCGAAGTGGGGGTGGCTGAGATCGACAAGTCCGTCTACGCCCTCGGGGTCCCCCTGATGTACGACTCCTACGAGGAGGTCTATTACGTTCTGGAGAAGATGCAACCTCGGCTGGAGGCGAGCCTCGAGGCGAAGGGCTTCATCGTCCTGAACTGGGCGGACGGCGGCTGGGTCCACTTCTTCACCCAGAAACCGGTGGCGGTTCCCGACGACCTGCGCGCCCTCAAGCTCTTCTCCTGGGCGGGGGACACCCAGGCGGTGGAGGTGTGGCGCTCGGCGGGCTTCAATCCCGTGCCCCTCCCCTCCACGGAGATTTCCACCGCCCTCCAAACCGGTCTCGTGAACGCGCTCGGCTCCCCGCCTCAGGTGGCGGTGATCTCCCAGTTCTTCAACTACGCGCGAAACATGACCGACCTGCGCTGGCAGCTCCTGTTGGGCGCGACCCTGATCACCAAGTCCACCTGGGAGAAAATCCCCGCCGACCTCAGGCCCGCCATGATGGAGGCCACGCGCGAAGCCGGCCGGCGGTTGCAGCAGGAGGTCCGGCAGAGCGAGGCCAAGGACGTGGAGGCGATGAAGAAGCGGGGGGTCACTGTGGTTCCCGTGAGCCCCAAACAGAGGGCCGAGTGGTACAAGCTGACTGAGGCAATGTACCCGAAGATCCGTGGGCAGATCGTGCCCGCGGAAGCCTTCGACGCGGCTTTGCGCTATCGGGACGAGTACCGCAAGCGCGGCGGCGCGGCCAGCCGTTGA
- a CDS encoding ATP-binding cassette domain-containing protein — translation MHAVELVDVRKRYPSGVDALDGVSFAVDQGRVLVLLGTSGSGKTTALKTINALVRPDSGRISVLGEDVARWDPIALRRRTGYVIQETGLLPHLTVAENVALVPRLLGWPRERQEERTRELLTLVGLDAARFPPLRPAQLSGGERQRVGLARALAADPPLLLMDEPFGALDPLTRRRIQDEFRELQSRLGKTVVLVTHDVPEALRLADEVGVMDGGRVLQRGSPREIREEPRPGFVRDFVGAALP, via the coding sequence ATGCACGCGGTCGAGCTCGTCGACGTTCGCAAGCGCTACCCCTCGGGCGTAGACGCTCTGGACGGCGTGTCCTTCGCGGTGGACCAGGGGCGGGTCCTGGTCCTGCTCGGGACCAGTGGCTCCGGCAAGACGACCGCCCTCAAGACGATCAACGCCCTCGTGCGACCCGATTCTGGACGGATCTCGGTGCTGGGCGAAGACGTGGCCCGCTGGGACCCCATCGCCTTGCGGCGTCGGACCGGTTACGTCATCCAGGAAACGGGCCTGCTTCCCCACCTGACCGTCGCCGAGAACGTGGCCCTCGTCCCCCGCTTGCTCGGCTGGCCCCGGGAACGGCAGGAGGAACGCACGCGCGAGCTGCTGACCCTCGTGGGCCTGGACGCGGCTCGCTTCCCGCCGCTCCGGCCGGCCCAGCTCTCGGGCGGTGAACGCCAGCGGGTGGGCCTGGCCCGAGCCCTCGCCGCCGACCCTCCCCTCCTCCTGATGGACGAGCCGTTCGGAGCCCTCGATCCCCTCACGCGCCGGCGCATCCAAGACGAGTTCCGCGAGCTACAGTCGCGCCTCGGGAAGACGGTGGTCCTCGTCACCCACGACGTGCCGGAGGCACTGCGGCTGGCGGACGAAGTGGGGGTCATGGACGGCGGCCGTGTTCTGCAGCGCGGGAGCCCGCGCGAGATCCGCGAAGAGCCACGACCCGGCTTCGTCCGCGACTTCGTCGGGGCGGCCCTGCCATGA
- a CDS encoding ABC transporter permease/substrate-binding protein has product MTEFLAFLVERRVELFALTGQHVILVLVSTVLAVVLGLPLGVAMTRSPRLARPLLGFASLAQTIPSLALFGFLIPIPFIGGIGTRTAVVALVLYALLPIMRNTYTGIRQVDPAAVEAATGLGMTTGQRLRMVELPLALPVILSGVRIAAVVSVGSATIAAAIGAGGLGTYVFRGLATVDTRLILAGAIPAALLALLADGLLGAVEGSRRPAYAAAGLALALTAALGLALASGARPASRAVVVGSKNFTEQVILGQVISTLLEARGFPVDRRLNLGGTILCHEAVRSGQLDVYVEYTGTALTDILKRPATADSARVLATVREAYRGMGLNVGPPLGFNNTFALVMRRPFARAHGISRISDLAPHAATLRVGLFGEFLERPDGLSGLSQTYGFRLGLRPREMDLGLLYQALAQNQVDLVVGSATDGLIDALDLVVLDDDRRYFPPYDAVPVANTARLALHPGLEAALASLAGLIPESAMRRMNQEVDGGHRAPADVAVEFLRAEGLIRGSN; this is encoded by the coding sequence ATGACCGAATTTCTCGCCTTCCTCGTGGAGCGAAGGGTCGAACTCTTCGCGCTCACGGGCCAGCACGTGATCCTCGTGCTCGTCTCCACCGTCCTGGCCGTCGTCTTGGGCTTGCCCTTGGGCGTCGCCATGACGCGCTCTCCGCGCCTGGCCCGCCCGCTCCTGGGCTTCGCCAGCCTGGCCCAGACCATTCCCAGCCTGGCCCTCTTCGGTTTCCTGATCCCCATCCCCTTCATCGGCGGCATCGGGACCCGCACCGCCGTGGTGGCCCTCGTGCTCTACGCCCTCCTGCCCATAATGCGGAACACCTACACCGGCATCCGCCAGGTGGACCCGGCCGCGGTCGAAGCCGCCACCGGCCTGGGCATGACCACGGGCCAGCGGCTGCGGATGGTCGAGCTCCCGCTCGCCCTGCCCGTGATCCTGTCCGGCGTGCGCATCGCGGCCGTGGTCTCGGTGGGCAGCGCTACCATCGCGGCTGCGATCGGGGCGGGCGGCCTGGGAACGTACGTCTTTCGTGGCCTCGCCACCGTGGACACCCGGCTCATCCTGGCCGGGGCCATCCCCGCCGCGCTCCTGGCGCTCCTGGCCGACGGCCTGCTGGGCGCAGTGGAGGGGAGTCGACGGCCGGCCTACGCGGCCGCCGGTCTCGCCTTGGCCTTGACCGCGGCCCTCGGCTTGGCCCTGGCCAGCGGCGCCCGCCCCGCGTCTCGAGCGGTGGTGGTGGGCTCAAAGAACTTCACGGAACAGGTCATCCTGGGGCAGGTGATCTCCACCCTCCTGGAGGCGCGCGGCTTCCCCGTCGACCGTCGGCTCAATCTCGGGGGTACTATCCTTTGTCATGAGGCGGTGAGGTCCGGTCAGCTTGACGTCTATGTCGAATACACGGGCACCGCCCTCACCGACATCCTGAAGCGCCCGGCCACCGCGGACTCCGCGCGCGTGCTCGCCACTGTCCGCGAGGCGTATAGAGGAATGGGCCTCAACGTGGGACCACCCCTCGGTTTCAACAACACCTTCGCCCTCGTCATGCGCCGCCCCTTTGCCCGCGCTCACGGCATCTCCCGCATCTCCGATCTCGCTCCCCACGCCGCTACGTTGCGCGTCGGTCTCTTCGGTGAGTTCTTGGAGCGTCCGGACGGCCTGTCCGGACTATCGCAGACCTACGGCTTTCGCCTCGGACTGCGTCCCCGCGAGATGGATCTGGGGCTGCTCTATCAAGCCCTCGCCCAGAACCAAGTCGACCTCGTGGTGGGCAGCGCCACCGACGGGCTTATTGACGCCCTCGATCTCGTGGTGCTCGACGATGATCGGCGGTACTTCCCCCCCTATGACGCGGTGCCGGTGGCGAACACGGCCCGCCTCGCCCTACATCCCGGCCTGGAGGCCGCGCTCGCTTCCTTGGCCGGACTCATTCCGGAGTCGGCCATGCGCCGCATGAACCAAGAAGTCGACGGCGGGCACCGCGCGCCGGCCGACGTGGCCGTGGAATTCTTGCGGGCGGAGGGCCTGATTCGAGGCTCGAACTAG
- a CDS encoding methyltransferase domain-containing protein yields MAEDAWDPRQYNRFHEERSQPFFDLLNLVRPQPGMRVVDLGCGTGELTRRLHRHLGARETLGIDSSAAMLAESRAHAADGLRFEKNEILQFAAARTGEAPWDLIFSNAALHWVPEHDHLLRSLASLLAPGGQLAIQVPANHDHLSQTVAAQVAGEAPFREALGGYVRRSPVLPPEEYALSLDRLAYQEQQVRLQVYGHRLKSREEVVEWTKGTLLTDYQQRLSPDLFSLFQERYRERLLPALADSRPYFLPYKRILLWAKR; encoded by the coding sequence ATGGCGGAGGACGCGTGGGACCCTAGGCAGTACAACCGCTTCCACGAGGAGCGCAGCCAGCCCTTTTTCGACCTCTTGAACCTGGTGCGGCCCCAGCCCGGGATGCGGGTGGTGGACCTGGGCTGCGGCACCGGCGAGCTGACCCGCAGACTTCACCGGCATCTTGGGGCCCGCGAGACGCTCGGGATCGACAGCTCCGCGGCCATGCTGGCCGAGAGCCGGGCCCACGCGGCAGATGGCCTGCGCTTCGAGAAGAACGAGATCCTCCAGTTTGCCGCCGCGCGGACCGGGGAGGCACCTTGGGACCTGATCTTCTCGAACGCCGCCCTCCACTGGGTGCCGGAGCACGACCACCTCCTGCGCTCCCTAGCGAGCCTGCTCGCACCTGGCGGACAACTCGCCATCCAGGTGCCCGCGAACCACGACCATCTCTCGCAGACGGTAGCCGCCCAAGTAGCGGGGGAGGCCCCCTTTCGAGAAGCACTCGGGGGATACGTTCGGCGTTCGCCCGTCCTGCCGCCCGAGGAGTATGCGCTCAGCCTGGATCGGCTGGCCTATCAAGAGCAGCAGGTTCGGCTCCAGGTCTACGGACATCGGCTGAAGTCGCGCGAGGAGGTCGTGGAGTGGACGAAGGGAACGCTCCTCACCGACTATCAGCAGCGCCTCTCCCCCGATCTTTTTTCGCTCTTCCAAGAGCGCTATCGGGAGCGGCTCCTCCCCGCCCTGGCGGACAGTCGTCCCTACTTCCTTCCCTACAAGCGGATCCTCCTCTGGGCCAAGCGATGA
- a CDS encoding trypsin-like peptidase domain-containing protein, with protein sequence MKTAGLSVLLLALTRTAAAGVAAAPEEATVFIRVIGEVREEYDQGWKQSRERSNVEIGTGSGFLISAFGHLLTNQHVVSGSELTLNRRGTPVRVKLEVRRIEVVLPTDGRRFEAAVDAADADLDLAVLSVTGAGLPFIPLGDSDALEPGQPVRVLGFPFGGAVEVGRAGMQDAPAQASVSRGVVAALRASDEGEPRYIQTDASVSPGSSGGPMLDEEGYVVGVIRMRLGRGPGVGFAIPINRAKDFLEVSGLERVFPAHRRQLGPLSSPEGKGVRLRLPDGLEDTAPSRLRLYAADPSGDVALHVDRLATARSLSDLEALLLSGQGSDGFVASGGPRGLTARIGGWPARVGVAAGIPSAGPRTAELLMEYALIDLGKEKVLARWVGPAWQVAFNRSILRGSLASLEVDPLLTAELTAAAPTALEPASLPNPGAPALPFPPSWVREPTAPHACPRLPPPDSVLSASPAGDFTVSLRAAWWRAPGFTPEGASAACAGPTGSLGAGSYSLRREQWGTVQTLRGAFRRRGDGVVQIELAAPPPKAPFLDELFRAWLAALSR encoded by the coding sequence GATCAGGGCTGGAAGCAGTCTCGAGAGAGGTCTAATGTCGAGATCGGGACGGGCAGTGGCTTCCTGATCTCGGCTTTCGGGCACCTGCTCACCAACCAGCACGTGGTGAGCGGCTCCGAGCTGACCCTGAACCGCCGCGGCACCCCCGTCCGGGTAAAGCTTGAGGTGAGGAGGATCGAGGTGGTCTTGCCCACGGATGGCCGACGGTTCGAGGCCGCTGTGGACGCTGCCGACGCCGACCTCGATCTGGCCGTCCTCTCTGTCACCGGCGCCGGCCTGCCCTTCATCCCCCTCGGGGACTCGGACGCTCTGGAGCCGGGCCAGCCGGTGAGGGTGCTGGGATTTCCCTTCGGCGGCGCGGTCGAGGTGGGCAGGGCGGGGATGCAGGACGCACCAGCCCAGGCGAGCGTCAGCCGGGGAGTGGTGGCTGCCCTCCGTGCCAGCGACGAGGGGGAGCCGCGCTACATCCAGACCGACGCCTCCGTGAGCCCGGGCAGCAGCGGGGGCCCCATGCTCGACGAGGAGGGCTACGTGGTGGGCGTGATCCGCATGCGCCTGGGGCGGGGCCCCGGCGTCGGCTTCGCCATCCCCATCAACCGGGCCAAGGACTTCCTGGAGGTGAGTGGTCTGGAGCGGGTGTTCCCGGCCCATCGCCGGCAGCTCGGACCCCTCTCGTCCCCCGAGGGGAAGGGGGTGCGGCTTCGGCTGCCCGATGGCCTGGAGGACACGGCCCCCAGCCGGCTTCGCCTCTATGCCGCCGACCCTTCCGGCGATGTCGCCCTCCATGTCGACCGCCTGGCCACCGCCCGCAGCCTCTCCGACCTGGAGGCGCTCCTCCTCTCCGGGCAGGGCTCTGACGGATTCGTCGCCTCGGGCGGCCCCCGCGGCCTGACGGCCCGGATCGGGGGATGGCCAGCGCGGGTCGGGGTGGCGGCCGGCATCCCCTCCGCGGGCCCCCGGACGGCGGAGTTGCTGATGGAGTACGCGCTTATCGACCTGGGCAAGGAGAAGGTGCTCGCGCGCTGGGTCGGCCCCGCGTGGCAGGTTGCTTTCAACCGCTCGATCCTTCGAGGCTCGCTCGCGAGCCTGGAGGTGGACCCCCTGCTCACCGCCGAGCTCACGGCCGCGGCGCCCACGGCGCTGGAGCCGGCCAGCCTCCCCAACCCGGGCGCGCCGGCCCTGCCCTTCCCACCGAGCTGGGTCCGGGAGCCGACCGCTCCCCACGCCTGCCCCCGGCTCCCGCCGCCCGATTCCGTCCTCTCCGCGTCACCGGCGGGCGACTTCACGGTCTCCCTACGCGCGGCCTGGTGGCGCGCTCCCGGTTTCACTCCCGAGGGGGCGAGCGCGGCCTGCGCCGGGCCGACGGGATCGCTGGGAGCCGGCTCCTACAGCTTGCGCCGCGAACAATGGGGTACGGTGCAGACCCTGCGCGGGGCCTTCCGGCGCCGCGGCGATGGCGTCGTGCAAATCGAGCTGGCGGCACCGCCGCCCAAGGCCCCATTCCTGGACGAACTCTTCCGGGCCTGGCTCGCCGCCCTCTCTCGGTAG